From Bacillus sp. FSL K6-3431, the proteins below share one genomic window:
- a CDS encoding sugar phosphate isomerase/epimerase family protein, whose product MMKIEIQQAWWAMIGLGDGEIEWTTEEKFEKIAEAGFTGILGSLPEDQEAEKWRRLLDEYQFSFGIHSFPSKKEDLQILLKKAKEFDVDYVNSQVMGDFISGKDAIQLLGDLVAEAKKVNMPYYVETHRGRITQDLIRTVQYVNEIPDLRMTIDLSHYVLAGEGCYSNKADEYFDILLKRTSSIHARVSNGQQIQIDIGPDGDHPLTERFVGWWEKGMSYWLEEAKPNDVLPLVCELGPPDYSITRYFNSAHKEISNRWEQSIVFKKILEEAWDRVKNEGTFVST is encoded by the coding sequence ATGATGAAAATAGAAATTCAGCAAGCTTGGTGGGCCATGATCGGATTAGGAGATGGTGAGATAGAGTGGACGACCGAAGAGAAATTTGAAAAAATAGCAGAGGCAGGCTTCACTGGTATTTTAGGTTCTTTGCCTGAGGACCAAGAAGCGGAAAAATGGAGACGTTTACTTGATGAATATCAATTTAGTTTTGGCATTCACTCATTCCCTTCTAAAAAAGAAGATCTGCAAATCTTATTAAAAAAAGCAAAGGAATTTGATGTGGATTATGTAAATTCACAAGTGATGGGCGACTTTATTAGTGGTAAGGATGCGATTCAATTATTAGGTGATCTGGTTGCAGAAGCTAAGAAAGTAAATATGCCCTATTATGTAGAAACTCATCGCGGTCGGATTACGCAGGACTTAATAAGAACAGTACAGTATGTGAATGAAATTCCTGATTTAAGAATGACAATCGATTTATCTCATTATGTATTGGCTGGAGAGGGGTGCTATTCAAATAAGGCAGATGAATATTTCGATATATTGTTAAAAAGAACGTCATCCATTCATGCGCGTGTTTCAAATGGACAGCAGATTCAGATTGATATTGGTCCTGACGGTGATCATCCATTGACGGAGCGATTTGTTGGGTGGTGGGAAAAGGGAATGTCATACTGGTTGGAAGAGGCAAAACCAAATGATGTACTACCACTTGTATGTGAACTTGGTCCTCCAGATTACTCCATTACGCGCTATTTCAATTCAGCTCATAAAGAAATTTCAAATCGATGGGAGCAGTCAATTGTTTTTAAAAAAATACTGGAAGAAGCTTGGGATAGAGTGAAGAACGAGGGTACCTTCGTTTCTACCTGA